In Chaetodon trifascialis isolate fChaTrf1 chromosome 2, fChaTrf1.hap1, whole genome shotgun sequence, one DNA window encodes the following:
- the rbm47 gene encoding RNA-binding protein 47 isoform X4: protein MTAEDPASSSNMSNNAAPSKPAGASHHSLHGQINIPEGVAGAPNEAALVALMERTGYSMVQENGQRKYGPPPGWNAPSPPRGCEIFVGKIPRDVYEDELVPVFESVGRIYEMRLMMDFDGKNRGYAFVMYTEKHEAKRAVRELNNYEVRPGRLLGVCSSVDNCRLFIGGIPKTKKREEILEEVSKVTEGVLDVIVYASAADKMKNRGFAFVEYESHRAAAMARRKLMPGRIQLWGHQIAVDWAEPEIDVDEDVMETVKILYVRNLMMETSEETIRQVFSQWNPGCVERVKKIRDYAFVHFNSRDDAVLAMDHLNGTEVEGSCIEVTLAKPVDKEQYSRQKASKGASATPEATQQSYVYQCDPYTLAYYGYPYNTLIGPNRDYFVKGTVRGRGRAAAGNRTPGPRGSYLGGYSAGRGIYSRYHEGKTKQPEKPYELMPSLELAASVNPVGIKPGTMALPTLGGQYPVFSAAPAAKLMEEGKVHTVEHLINPLAMQHPEHTTATAAAATVLPAVSTPPPFQGRPITPVYAMAHNVQRIPAAGGLYGAGYVPITNYAANTAALAALQKNATVAAAAYGGYTGYAVPQAFPATAFQLPIHDVYQTY, encoded by the exons ATGACAGCCGAAGATCCTGCTTCCTCCTCGAACATGAGTAACAACGCTGCCCCCTCTAAACCCGCTGGTGCCTCCCACCACTCTCTTCATGGACAGATCAACATCCCCGAGGGAGTGGCAGGTGCTCCCAACGAGGCTGCACTGGTGGCCCTGATGGAGCGCACTGGCTACAGTATGGTACAGGAAAACGGTCAGCGTAAATATGGCCCTCCCCCTGGTTGGAATGCTCCATCTCCACCCCGTGGATGTGAAATCTTTGTGGGCAAGATCCCGCGGGACGTTTATGAGGATGAGCTGGTCCCAGTGTTTGAGTCTGTAGGACGCATCTATGAGATGCGACTGATGATGGACTTTGATGGGAAGAACCGAGGGTATGCATTTGTGATgtacacagagaaacatgaggCTAAGAGGGCTGTGCGCGAGCTCAACAACTATGAAGTGCGGCCCGGGCGGCTGCTGGGAGTCTGCTCCTCCGTGGACAACTGCCGTCTTTTCATTGGTGGCATCCCCAAGACCAAAAAGCGTGAGGAGATCCTGGAGGAGGTCTCCAAGGTGACAGAAGGGGTACTAGATGTGATAGTTTATGCCAGCGCTGCAGACAAGATGAAGAACCGAGGCTTTGCCTTTGTAGAGTATGAGTCACACCGTGCAGCCGCCATGGCTCGCAGGAAGTTGATGCCTGGACGCATTCAACTTTGGGGCCACCAGATCGCAGTGGACTGGGCTGAGCCGGAGATAGATGTGGATGAAGACGTTATGGAGACAGTGAAGATCCTCTATGTCAGGAATCTAATGATGGAGACCAGCGAGGAGACAATCAGACAG GTGTTCAGCCAGTGGAATCCTGGATGTGTTGAACGTGTGAAGAAAATCCGTGACTATGCCTTCGTCCACTTTAACTCTCGGGATGATGCAGTCCTGGCCATGGACCACCTCAATGGCACAGAGGTGGAAGGGTCCTGCATCGAGGTTACGCTCGCCAAGCCGGTGGATAAAGAGCAGTACTCACGTCAGAAGGCCTCCAAAGGAGCTTCTGCCACTCCAGAGGCTACTCAGCAGAGCTATGTTTACCAGTGTGATCCCTACACATTGGCCTACTATGGTTATCCCTACAACACGCTCATCGGACCCAACAGGGACTACTTCGTCAAAG GTACTGTGCGAGGTCGTGGTCGTGCTGCTGCAGGTAACCGTACCCCTGGACCACGGGGGTCATACCTGGGGGGTTACTCTGCTGGTCGTGGCATCTACAGCCGCTACCACGAGGGCAAGACCAAGCAGCCTGAAAAGCCCTATGAGCTGATGCCCAGTCTGGAGCTCGCTGCCTCTGTCAACCCCGTTGGCATCAAACCTGGCACAA TGGCATTGCCGACTCTGGGTGGGCAGTACCCAGTGTTCAGTGCGGCTCCTGCTGCCAAGCTCATGGAGGAGGGAAAGGTGCACACGGTGGAGCACCTTATCAACCCTCTGGCCATGCAACACCCTGAACACACCAccgctactgctgctgctgccactgtccTACCTGCAgtctccacccctccaccttTTCAG GGCCGTCCAATCACCCCCGTTTATGCCATGGCCCACAACGTACAGCGCATCCCAGCAGCTGGTGGTCTGTATGGAGCTGGATACGTCCCCATCACAAACTACGCTGccaacacagcagctctggccGCTCTGCAGAAGAATGCAACGGTGGCGGCTGCAGCATACGGTGGATACACAGGCTATGCGGTCCCGCAGGCCTTCCCCGCCACAGCCTTCCAGCTGCCCATCCACGATGTCTACCAGACATATTGA
- the rbm47 gene encoding RNA-binding protein 47 isoform X5, giving the protein MTAEDPASSSNMSNNAAPSKPAGASHHSLHGQINIPEGVAGAPNEAALVALMERTGYSMVQENGQRKYGPPPGWNAPSPPRGCEIFVGKIPRDVYEDELVPVFESVGRIYEMRLMMDFDGKNRGYAFVMYTEKHEAKRAVRELNNYEVRPGRLLGVCSSVDNCRLFIGGIPKTKKREEILEEVSKVTEGVLDVIVYASAADKMKNRGFAFVEYESHRAAAMARRKLMPGRIQLWGHQIAVDWAEPEIDVDEDVMETVKILYVRNLMMETSEETIRQVFSQWNPGCVERVKKIRDYAFVHFNSRDDAVLAMDHLNGTEVEGSCIEVTLAKPVDKEQYSRQKASKGASATPEATQQSYVYQCDPYTLAYYGYPYNTLIGPNRDYFVKGSPMIQNNVALPTLGGQYPVFSAAPAAKLMEEGKVHTVEHLINPLAMQHPEHTTATAAAATVLPAVSTPPPFQGRPITPVYAMAHNVQRIPAAGGLYGAGYVPITNYAANTAALAALQKNATVAAAAYGGYTGYAVPQAFPATAFQLPIHDVYQTY; this is encoded by the exons ATGACAGCCGAAGATCCTGCTTCCTCCTCGAACATGAGTAACAACGCTGCCCCCTCTAAACCCGCTGGTGCCTCCCACCACTCTCTTCATGGACAGATCAACATCCCCGAGGGAGTGGCAGGTGCTCCCAACGAGGCTGCACTGGTGGCCCTGATGGAGCGCACTGGCTACAGTATGGTACAGGAAAACGGTCAGCGTAAATATGGCCCTCCCCCTGGTTGGAATGCTCCATCTCCACCCCGTGGATGTGAAATCTTTGTGGGCAAGATCCCGCGGGACGTTTATGAGGATGAGCTGGTCCCAGTGTTTGAGTCTGTAGGACGCATCTATGAGATGCGACTGATGATGGACTTTGATGGGAAGAACCGAGGGTATGCATTTGTGATgtacacagagaaacatgaggCTAAGAGGGCTGTGCGCGAGCTCAACAACTATGAAGTGCGGCCCGGGCGGCTGCTGGGAGTCTGCTCCTCCGTGGACAACTGCCGTCTTTTCATTGGTGGCATCCCCAAGACCAAAAAGCGTGAGGAGATCCTGGAGGAGGTCTCCAAGGTGACAGAAGGGGTACTAGATGTGATAGTTTATGCCAGCGCTGCAGACAAGATGAAGAACCGAGGCTTTGCCTTTGTAGAGTATGAGTCACACCGTGCAGCCGCCATGGCTCGCAGGAAGTTGATGCCTGGACGCATTCAACTTTGGGGCCACCAGATCGCAGTGGACTGGGCTGAGCCGGAGATAGATGTGGATGAAGACGTTATGGAGACAGTGAAGATCCTCTATGTCAGGAATCTAATGATGGAGACCAGCGAGGAGACAATCAGACAG GTGTTCAGCCAGTGGAATCCTGGATGTGTTGAACGTGTGAAGAAAATCCGTGACTATGCCTTCGTCCACTTTAACTCTCGGGATGATGCAGTCCTGGCCATGGACCACCTCAATGGCACAGAGGTGGAAGGGTCCTGCATCGAGGTTACGCTCGCCAAGCCGGTGGATAAAGAGCAGTACTCACGTCAGAAGGCCTCCAAAGGAGCTTCTGCCACTCCAGAGGCTACTCAGCAGAGCTATGTTTACCAGTGTGATCCCTACACATTGGCCTACTATGGTTATCCCTACAACACGCTCATCGGACCCAACAGGGACTACTTCGTCAAAG GATCCCCAATGATACAGAACAATG TGGCATTGCCGACTCTGGGTGGGCAGTACCCAGTGTTCAGTGCGGCTCCTGCTGCCAAGCTCATGGAGGAGGGAAAGGTGCACACGGTGGAGCACCTTATCAACCCTCTGGCCATGCAACACCCTGAACACACCAccgctactgctgctgctgccactgtccTACCTGCAgtctccacccctccaccttTTCAG GGCCGTCCAATCACCCCCGTTTATGCCATGGCCCACAACGTACAGCGCATCCCAGCAGCTGGTGGTCTGTATGGAGCTGGATACGTCCCCATCACAAACTACGCTGccaacacagcagctctggccGCTCTGCAGAAGAATGCAACGGTGGCGGCTGCAGCATACGGTGGATACACAGGCTATGCGGTCCCGCAGGCCTTCCCCGCCACAGCCTTCCAGCTGCCCATCCACGATGTCTACCAGACATATTGA
- the rbm47 gene encoding RNA-binding protein 47 isoform X3 gives MTAEDPASSSNMSNNAAPSKPAGASHHSLHGQINIPEGVAGAPNEAALVALMERTGYSMVQENGQRKYGPPPGWNAPSPPRGCEIFVGKIPRDVYEDELVPVFESVGRIYEMRLMMDFDGKNRGYAFVMYTEKHEAKRAVRELNNYEVRPGRLLGVCSSVDNCRLFIGGIPKTKKREEILEEVSKVTEGVLDVIVYASAADKMKNRGFAFVEYESHRAAAMARRKLMPGRIQLWGHQIAVDWAEPEIDVDEDVMETVKILYVRNLMMETSEETIRQVFSQWNPGCVERVKKIRDYAFVHFNSRDDAVLAMDHLNGTEVEGSCIEVTLAKPVDKEQYSRQKASKGASATPEATQQSYVYQCDPYTLAYYGYPYNTLIGPNRDYFVKAGTVRGRGRAAAGNRTPGPRGSYLGGYSAGRGIYSRYHEGKTKQPEKPYELMPSLELAASVNPVGIKPGTMALPTLGGQYPVFSAAPAAKLMEEGKVHTVEHLINPLAMQHPEHTTATAAAATVLPAVSTPPPFQGRPITPVYAMAHNVQRIPAAGGLYGAGYVPITNYAANTAALAALQKNATVAAAAYGGYTGYAVPQAFPATAFQLPIHDVYQTY, from the exons ATGACAGCCGAAGATCCTGCTTCCTCCTCGAACATGAGTAACAACGCTGCCCCCTCTAAACCCGCTGGTGCCTCCCACCACTCTCTTCATGGACAGATCAACATCCCCGAGGGAGTGGCAGGTGCTCCCAACGAGGCTGCACTGGTGGCCCTGATGGAGCGCACTGGCTACAGTATGGTACAGGAAAACGGTCAGCGTAAATATGGCCCTCCCCCTGGTTGGAATGCTCCATCTCCACCCCGTGGATGTGAAATCTTTGTGGGCAAGATCCCGCGGGACGTTTATGAGGATGAGCTGGTCCCAGTGTTTGAGTCTGTAGGACGCATCTATGAGATGCGACTGATGATGGACTTTGATGGGAAGAACCGAGGGTATGCATTTGTGATgtacacagagaaacatgaggCTAAGAGGGCTGTGCGCGAGCTCAACAACTATGAAGTGCGGCCCGGGCGGCTGCTGGGAGTCTGCTCCTCCGTGGACAACTGCCGTCTTTTCATTGGTGGCATCCCCAAGACCAAAAAGCGTGAGGAGATCCTGGAGGAGGTCTCCAAGGTGACAGAAGGGGTACTAGATGTGATAGTTTATGCCAGCGCTGCAGACAAGATGAAGAACCGAGGCTTTGCCTTTGTAGAGTATGAGTCACACCGTGCAGCCGCCATGGCTCGCAGGAAGTTGATGCCTGGACGCATTCAACTTTGGGGCCACCAGATCGCAGTGGACTGGGCTGAGCCGGAGATAGATGTGGATGAAGACGTTATGGAGACAGTGAAGATCCTCTATGTCAGGAATCTAATGATGGAGACCAGCGAGGAGACAATCAGACAG GTGTTCAGCCAGTGGAATCCTGGATGTGTTGAACGTGTGAAGAAAATCCGTGACTATGCCTTCGTCCACTTTAACTCTCGGGATGATGCAGTCCTGGCCATGGACCACCTCAATGGCACAGAGGTGGAAGGGTCCTGCATCGAGGTTACGCTCGCCAAGCCGGTGGATAAAGAGCAGTACTCACGTCAGAAGGCCTCCAAAGGAGCTTCTGCCACTCCAGAGGCTACTCAGCAGAGCTATGTTTACCAGTGTGATCCCTACACATTGGCCTACTATGGTTATCCCTACAACACGCTCATCGGACCCAACAGGGACTACTTCGTCAAAG CAGGTACTGTGCGAGGTCGTGGTCGTGCTGCTGCAGGTAACCGTACCCCTGGACCACGGGGGTCATACCTGGGGGGTTACTCTGCTGGTCGTGGCATCTACAGCCGCTACCACGAGGGCAAGACCAAGCAGCCTGAAAAGCCCTATGAGCTGATGCCCAGTCTGGAGCTCGCTGCCTCTGTCAACCCCGTTGGCATCAAACCTGGCACAA TGGCATTGCCGACTCTGGGTGGGCAGTACCCAGTGTTCAGTGCGGCTCCTGCTGCCAAGCTCATGGAGGAGGGAAAGGTGCACACGGTGGAGCACCTTATCAACCCTCTGGCCATGCAACACCCTGAACACACCAccgctactgctgctgctgccactgtccTACCTGCAgtctccacccctccaccttTTCAG GGCCGTCCAATCACCCCCGTTTATGCCATGGCCCACAACGTACAGCGCATCCCAGCAGCTGGTGGTCTGTATGGAGCTGGATACGTCCCCATCACAAACTACGCTGccaacacagcagctctggccGCTCTGCAGAAGAATGCAACGGTGGCGGCTGCAGCATACGGTGGATACACAGGCTATGCGGTCCCGCAGGCCTTCCCCGCCACAGCCTTCCAGCTGCCCATCCACGATGTCTACCAGACATATTGA
- the rbm47 gene encoding RNA-binding protein 47 isoform X6, whose amino-acid sequence MTAEDPASSSNMSNNAAPSKPAGASHHSLHGQINIPEGVAGAPNEAALVALMERTGYSMVQENGQRKYGPPPGWNAPSPPRGCEIFVGKIPRDVYEDELVPVFESVGRIYEMRLMMDFDGKNRGYAFVMYTEKHEAKRAVRELNNYEVRPGRLLGVCSSVDNCRLFIGGIPKTKKREEILEEVSKVTEGVLDVIVYASAADKMKNRGFAFVEYESHRAAAMARRKLMPGRIQLWGHQIAVDWAEPEIDVDEDVMETVKILYVRNLMMETSEETIRQVFSQWNPGCVERVKKIRDYAFVHFNSRDDAVLAMDHLNGTEVEGSCIEVTLAKPVDKEQYSRQKASKGASATPEATQQSYVYQCDPYTLAYYGYPYNTLIGPNRDYFVKVALPTLGGQYPVFSAAPAAKLMEEGKVHTVEHLINPLAMQHPEHTTATAAAATVLPAVSTPPPFQGRPITPVYAMAHNVQRIPAAGGLYGAGYVPITNYAANTAALAALQKNATVAAAAYGGYTGYAVPQAFPATAFQLPIHDVYQTY is encoded by the exons ATGACAGCCGAAGATCCTGCTTCCTCCTCGAACATGAGTAACAACGCTGCCCCCTCTAAACCCGCTGGTGCCTCCCACCACTCTCTTCATGGACAGATCAACATCCCCGAGGGAGTGGCAGGTGCTCCCAACGAGGCTGCACTGGTGGCCCTGATGGAGCGCACTGGCTACAGTATGGTACAGGAAAACGGTCAGCGTAAATATGGCCCTCCCCCTGGTTGGAATGCTCCATCTCCACCCCGTGGATGTGAAATCTTTGTGGGCAAGATCCCGCGGGACGTTTATGAGGATGAGCTGGTCCCAGTGTTTGAGTCTGTAGGACGCATCTATGAGATGCGACTGATGATGGACTTTGATGGGAAGAACCGAGGGTATGCATTTGTGATgtacacagagaaacatgaggCTAAGAGGGCTGTGCGCGAGCTCAACAACTATGAAGTGCGGCCCGGGCGGCTGCTGGGAGTCTGCTCCTCCGTGGACAACTGCCGTCTTTTCATTGGTGGCATCCCCAAGACCAAAAAGCGTGAGGAGATCCTGGAGGAGGTCTCCAAGGTGACAGAAGGGGTACTAGATGTGATAGTTTATGCCAGCGCTGCAGACAAGATGAAGAACCGAGGCTTTGCCTTTGTAGAGTATGAGTCACACCGTGCAGCCGCCATGGCTCGCAGGAAGTTGATGCCTGGACGCATTCAACTTTGGGGCCACCAGATCGCAGTGGACTGGGCTGAGCCGGAGATAGATGTGGATGAAGACGTTATGGAGACAGTGAAGATCCTCTATGTCAGGAATCTAATGATGGAGACCAGCGAGGAGACAATCAGACAG GTGTTCAGCCAGTGGAATCCTGGATGTGTTGAACGTGTGAAGAAAATCCGTGACTATGCCTTCGTCCACTTTAACTCTCGGGATGATGCAGTCCTGGCCATGGACCACCTCAATGGCACAGAGGTGGAAGGGTCCTGCATCGAGGTTACGCTCGCCAAGCCGGTGGATAAAGAGCAGTACTCACGTCAGAAGGCCTCCAAAGGAGCTTCTGCCACTCCAGAGGCTACTCAGCAGAGCTATGTTTACCAGTGTGATCCCTACACATTGGCCTACTATGGTTATCCCTACAACACGCTCATCGGACCCAACAGGGACTACTTCGTCAAAG TGGCATTGCCGACTCTGGGTGGGCAGTACCCAGTGTTCAGTGCGGCTCCTGCTGCCAAGCTCATGGAGGAGGGAAAGGTGCACACGGTGGAGCACCTTATCAACCCTCTGGCCATGCAACACCCTGAACACACCAccgctactgctgctgctgccactgtccTACCTGCAgtctccacccctccaccttTTCAG GGCCGTCCAATCACCCCCGTTTATGCCATGGCCCACAACGTACAGCGCATCCCAGCAGCTGGTGGTCTGTATGGAGCTGGATACGTCCCCATCACAAACTACGCTGccaacacagcagctctggccGCTCTGCAGAAGAATGCAACGGTGGCGGCTGCAGCATACGGTGGATACACAGGCTATGCGGTCCCGCAGGCCTTCCCCGCCACAGCCTTCCAGCTGCCCATCCACGATGTCTACCAGACATATTGA
- the rbm47 gene encoding RNA-binding protein 47 isoform X1, with amino-acid sequence MTAEDPASSSNMSNNAAPSKPAGASHHSLHGQINIPEGVAGAPNEAALVALMERTGYSMVQENGQRKYGPPPGWNAPSPPRGCEIFVGKIPRDVYEDELVPVFESVGRIYEMRLMMDFDGKNRGYAFVMYTEKHEAKRAVRELNNYEVRPGRLLGVCSSVDNCRLFIGGIPKTKKREEILEEVSKVTEGVLDVIVYASAADKMKNRGFAFVEYESHRAAAMARRKLMPGRIQLWGHQIAVDWAEPEIDVDEDVMETVKILYVRNLMMETSEETIRQVFSQWNPGCVERVKKIRDYAFVHFNSRDDAVLAMDHLNGTEVEGSCIEVTLAKPVDKEQYSRQKASKGASATPEATQQSYVYQCDPYTLAYYGYPYNTLIGPNRDYFVKGSPMIQNNAGTVRGRGRAAAGNRTPGPRGSYLGGYSAGRGIYSRYHEGKTKQPEKPYELMPSLELAASVNPVGIKPGTMALPTLGGQYPVFSAAPAAKLMEEGKVHTVEHLINPLAMQHPEHTTATAAAATVLPAVSTPPPFQGRPITPVYAMAHNVQRIPAAGGLYGAGYVPITNYAANTAALAALQKNATVAAAAYGGYTGYAVPQAFPATAFQLPIHDVYQTY; translated from the exons ATGACAGCCGAAGATCCTGCTTCCTCCTCGAACATGAGTAACAACGCTGCCCCCTCTAAACCCGCTGGTGCCTCCCACCACTCTCTTCATGGACAGATCAACATCCCCGAGGGAGTGGCAGGTGCTCCCAACGAGGCTGCACTGGTGGCCCTGATGGAGCGCACTGGCTACAGTATGGTACAGGAAAACGGTCAGCGTAAATATGGCCCTCCCCCTGGTTGGAATGCTCCATCTCCACCCCGTGGATGTGAAATCTTTGTGGGCAAGATCCCGCGGGACGTTTATGAGGATGAGCTGGTCCCAGTGTTTGAGTCTGTAGGACGCATCTATGAGATGCGACTGATGATGGACTTTGATGGGAAGAACCGAGGGTATGCATTTGTGATgtacacagagaaacatgaggCTAAGAGGGCTGTGCGCGAGCTCAACAACTATGAAGTGCGGCCCGGGCGGCTGCTGGGAGTCTGCTCCTCCGTGGACAACTGCCGTCTTTTCATTGGTGGCATCCCCAAGACCAAAAAGCGTGAGGAGATCCTGGAGGAGGTCTCCAAGGTGACAGAAGGGGTACTAGATGTGATAGTTTATGCCAGCGCTGCAGACAAGATGAAGAACCGAGGCTTTGCCTTTGTAGAGTATGAGTCACACCGTGCAGCCGCCATGGCTCGCAGGAAGTTGATGCCTGGACGCATTCAACTTTGGGGCCACCAGATCGCAGTGGACTGGGCTGAGCCGGAGATAGATGTGGATGAAGACGTTATGGAGACAGTGAAGATCCTCTATGTCAGGAATCTAATGATGGAGACCAGCGAGGAGACAATCAGACAG GTGTTCAGCCAGTGGAATCCTGGATGTGTTGAACGTGTGAAGAAAATCCGTGACTATGCCTTCGTCCACTTTAACTCTCGGGATGATGCAGTCCTGGCCATGGACCACCTCAATGGCACAGAGGTGGAAGGGTCCTGCATCGAGGTTACGCTCGCCAAGCCGGTGGATAAAGAGCAGTACTCACGTCAGAAGGCCTCCAAAGGAGCTTCTGCCACTCCAGAGGCTACTCAGCAGAGCTATGTTTACCAGTGTGATCCCTACACATTGGCCTACTATGGTTATCCCTACAACACGCTCATCGGACCCAACAGGGACTACTTCGTCAAAG GATCCCCAATGATACAGAACAATG CAGGTACTGTGCGAGGTCGTGGTCGTGCTGCTGCAGGTAACCGTACCCCTGGACCACGGGGGTCATACCTGGGGGGTTACTCTGCTGGTCGTGGCATCTACAGCCGCTACCACGAGGGCAAGACCAAGCAGCCTGAAAAGCCCTATGAGCTGATGCCCAGTCTGGAGCTCGCTGCCTCTGTCAACCCCGTTGGCATCAAACCTGGCACAA TGGCATTGCCGACTCTGGGTGGGCAGTACCCAGTGTTCAGTGCGGCTCCTGCTGCCAAGCTCATGGAGGAGGGAAAGGTGCACACGGTGGAGCACCTTATCAACCCTCTGGCCATGCAACACCCTGAACACACCAccgctactgctgctgctgccactgtccTACCTGCAgtctccacccctccaccttTTCAG GGCCGTCCAATCACCCCCGTTTATGCCATGGCCCACAACGTACAGCGCATCCCAGCAGCTGGTGGTCTGTATGGAGCTGGATACGTCCCCATCACAAACTACGCTGccaacacagcagctctggccGCTCTGCAGAAGAATGCAACGGTGGCGGCTGCAGCATACGGTGGATACACAGGCTATGCGGTCCCGCAGGCCTTCCCCGCCACAGCCTTCCAGCTGCCCATCCACGATGTCTACCAGACATATTGA
- the rbm47 gene encoding RNA-binding protein 47 isoform X2 — protein sequence MTAEDPASSSNMSNNAAPSKPAGASHHSLHGQINIPEGVAGAPNEAALVALMERTGYSMVQENGQRKYGPPPGWNAPSPPRGCEIFVGKIPRDVYEDELVPVFESVGRIYEMRLMMDFDGKNRGYAFVMYTEKHEAKRAVRELNNYEVRPGRLLGVCSSVDNCRLFIGGIPKTKKREEILEEVSKVTEGVLDVIVYASAADKMKNRGFAFVEYESHRAAAMARRKLMPGRIQLWGHQIAVDWAEPEIDVDEDVMETVKILYVRNLMMETSEETIRQVFSQWNPGCVERVKKIRDYAFVHFNSRDDAVLAMDHLNGTEVEGSCIEVTLAKPVDKEQYSRQKASKGASATPEATQQSYVYQCDPYTLAYYGYPYNTLIGPNRDYFVKGSPMIQNNGTVRGRGRAAAGNRTPGPRGSYLGGYSAGRGIYSRYHEGKTKQPEKPYELMPSLELAASVNPVGIKPGTMALPTLGGQYPVFSAAPAAKLMEEGKVHTVEHLINPLAMQHPEHTTATAAAATVLPAVSTPPPFQGRPITPVYAMAHNVQRIPAAGGLYGAGYVPITNYAANTAALAALQKNATVAAAAYGGYTGYAVPQAFPATAFQLPIHDVYQTY from the exons ATGACAGCCGAAGATCCTGCTTCCTCCTCGAACATGAGTAACAACGCTGCCCCCTCTAAACCCGCTGGTGCCTCCCACCACTCTCTTCATGGACAGATCAACATCCCCGAGGGAGTGGCAGGTGCTCCCAACGAGGCTGCACTGGTGGCCCTGATGGAGCGCACTGGCTACAGTATGGTACAGGAAAACGGTCAGCGTAAATATGGCCCTCCCCCTGGTTGGAATGCTCCATCTCCACCCCGTGGATGTGAAATCTTTGTGGGCAAGATCCCGCGGGACGTTTATGAGGATGAGCTGGTCCCAGTGTTTGAGTCTGTAGGACGCATCTATGAGATGCGACTGATGATGGACTTTGATGGGAAGAACCGAGGGTATGCATTTGTGATgtacacagagaaacatgaggCTAAGAGGGCTGTGCGCGAGCTCAACAACTATGAAGTGCGGCCCGGGCGGCTGCTGGGAGTCTGCTCCTCCGTGGACAACTGCCGTCTTTTCATTGGTGGCATCCCCAAGACCAAAAAGCGTGAGGAGATCCTGGAGGAGGTCTCCAAGGTGACAGAAGGGGTACTAGATGTGATAGTTTATGCCAGCGCTGCAGACAAGATGAAGAACCGAGGCTTTGCCTTTGTAGAGTATGAGTCACACCGTGCAGCCGCCATGGCTCGCAGGAAGTTGATGCCTGGACGCATTCAACTTTGGGGCCACCAGATCGCAGTGGACTGGGCTGAGCCGGAGATAGATGTGGATGAAGACGTTATGGAGACAGTGAAGATCCTCTATGTCAGGAATCTAATGATGGAGACCAGCGAGGAGACAATCAGACAG GTGTTCAGCCAGTGGAATCCTGGATGTGTTGAACGTGTGAAGAAAATCCGTGACTATGCCTTCGTCCACTTTAACTCTCGGGATGATGCAGTCCTGGCCATGGACCACCTCAATGGCACAGAGGTGGAAGGGTCCTGCATCGAGGTTACGCTCGCCAAGCCGGTGGATAAAGAGCAGTACTCACGTCAGAAGGCCTCCAAAGGAGCTTCTGCCACTCCAGAGGCTACTCAGCAGAGCTATGTTTACCAGTGTGATCCCTACACATTGGCCTACTATGGTTATCCCTACAACACGCTCATCGGACCCAACAGGGACTACTTCGTCAAAG GATCCCCAATGATACAGAACAATG GTACTGTGCGAGGTCGTGGTCGTGCTGCTGCAGGTAACCGTACCCCTGGACCACGGGGGTCATACCTGGGGGGTTACTCTGCTGGTCGTGGCATCTACAGCCGCTACCACGAGGGCAAGACCAAGCAGCCTGAAAAGCCCTATGAGCTGATGCCCAGTCTGGAGCTCGCTGCCTCTGTCAACCCCGTTGGCATCAAACCTGGCACAA TGGCATTGCCGACTCTGGGTGGGCAGTACCCAGTGTTCAGTGCGGCTCCTGCTGCCAAGCTCATGGAGGAGGGAAAGGTGCACACGGTGGAGCACCTTATCAACCCTCTGGCCATGCAACACCCTGAACACACCAccgctactgctgctgctgccactgtccTACCTGCAgtctccacccctccaccttTTCAG GGCCGTCCAATCACCCCCGTTTATGCCATGGCCCACAACGTACAGCGCATCCCAGCAGCTGGTGGTCTGTATGGAGCTGGATACGTCCCCATCACAAACTACGCTGccaacacagcagctctggccGCTCTGCAGAAGAATGCAACGGTGGCGGCTGCAGCATACGGTGGATACACAGGCTATGCGGTCCCGCAGGCCTTCCCCGCCACAGCCTTCCAGCTGCCCATCCACGATGTCTACCAGACATATTGA